A DNA window from Streptomyces sp. 71268 contains the following coding sequences:
- a CDS encoding DUF742 domain-containing protein, with protein sequence MTPPRRERGLVRPYVVTGGRAYPTRNTFDLVTLVIAQHDRPLSELNPEQRRLVELCRGGALSVAEVAGHLELAVSVTKVLLGDLVDSGHIVTRAPIPKAQLPESQLLQEVLDGLRASL encoded by the coding sequence ATGACCCCGCCTCGGCGCGAGCGGGGTTTAGTACGGCCCTACGTCGTCACCGGCGGCCGGGCCTACCCGACCCGCAACACCTTCGACCTGGTCACGCTCGTCATCGCGCAGCACGACCGGCCGCTCAGCGAGCTGAACCCGGAGCAGCGGCGGCTCGTGGAGCTGTGCCGGGGCGGCGCCCTGTCGGTGGCCGAGGTCGCGGGACACCTGGAGCTGGCGGTCAGCGTCACCAAGGTGCTCCTCGGCGATCTGGTCGACAGCGGGCACATCGTCACCCGGGCCCCCATCCCCAAGGCCCAACTCCCCGAATCCCAGCTCTTGCAGGAGGTGCTCGATGGGCTCCGCGCCAGCCTCTGA
- a CDS encoding roadblock/LC7 domain-containing protein, whose translation MNDHMTNDLGWMLDEAVRMPEASHAILLSSDGMLRAHSQGIGRDEAERQAAALSGLQSISRSTAEFCAEENTPWQQTLVEFADGYVFLVAAGQGAYLAVSATAEVDMEAVTYRMQKLVDRLGKELTSPPRLGSSA comes from the coding sequence GTGAACGATCACATGACCAACGACCTGGGCTGGATGCTCGACGAGGCCGTGCGAATGCCGGAGGCGAGCCACGCGATCCTGCTCTCGTCCGACGGCATGCTGCGCGCGCACTCGCAGGGCATCGGCAGGGACGAGGCGGAGCGACAGGCCGCCGCGCTGTCCGGGCTCCAGTCGATCAGCCGCAGCACCGCCGAGTTCTGCGCCGAGGAGAACACCCCCTGGCAGCAGACCCTGGTCGAGTTCGCCGACGGCTACGTCTTCCTGGTGGCCGCCGGGCAGGGCGCCTACCTGGCGGTCTCGGCCACGGCCGAGGTCGACATGGAGGCCGTGACGTACCGCATGCAGAAGCTGGTGGACCGGCTCGGCAAGGAGCTCACCAGCCCGCCCCGGCTTGGTAGTTCGGCATGA
- a CDS encoding ATP-binding protein codes for MTQHISEVVFWCVAAVLLIVAVLLLRQRQITTGLRKHNAALEASLRARDEEARHLVEVRLPAAEDSGHQSLPAPGLLDEQLTGTAYAWHLQQATEQFAGAVEKAQTRADQAAKAALKASMRALQGLAHEQQLSISRMQDRHDNPDVLRDLLEIDHANSQFGRRAQAIAVLCGSWPGRQRAASPLLDVVRGATSRIRDYRRVRVHAQVDIAVASRAVEPVVLAVAELLDNAARHSQPNTAVEVNLQPAHNGACVVIDDAGVGMDGQDIERATRLLSGRQSVDVSRLGDPPQFGFAAIGILAARYGFNVSVDTRSPYGGVRAVLFLPSVLLTHITEDGPSTVAAATPPAVPSITTGAAPTHTRTPTQAGPQTAAARPAAPRTPTDHEDGEPVIHGSTAGGLPKRRRRQPAPGRATAAATPAAPLPPAEQAPARTAEETARRMGAFARGTRSGRATNPNDEEGNSPA; via the coding sequence ATGACACAACACATATCGGAGGTGGTGTTCTGGTGTGTGGCCGCCGTGCTGCTGATCGTCGCCGTGCTGCTGCTCCGCCAGCGGCAGATCACGACCGGCCTGCGTAAGCACAACGCCGCCCTGGAAGCCAGCCTGCGGGCCCGGGACGAGGAGGCGCGCCACCTGGTCGAGGTCAGACTGCCGGCAGCCGAGGACTCGGGGCACCAGTCGCTGCCGGCGCCCGGCCTCCTGGACGAGCAGTTGACCGGCACCGCCTACGCCTGGCACCTCCAGCAGGCCACCGAGCAGTTCGCCGGGGCCGTGGAGAAGGCACAGACCCGCGCCGACCAGGCCGCGAAGGCCGCGCTCAAGGCGTCCATGCGGGCCCTGCAGGGCCTCGCGCACGAGCAGCAGCTCTCCATCTCCCGCATGCAGGACCGGCACGACAATCCCGACGTGCTGCGTGACCTACTGGAGATCGACCACGCCAACTCCCAGTTCGGCCGCCGGGCCCAGGCCATCGCCGTCCTGTGCGGCTCCTGGCCGGGCCGCCAGCGCGCGGCGTCGCCACTGCTCGACGTGGTGCGCGGAGCCACGTCGCGGATCAGGGACTACCGACGGGTGCGCGTGCACGCCCAGGTTGACATCGCTGTCGCCAGCCGGGCGGTCGAGCCCGTCGTGCTCGCCGTGGCCGAGCTCCTGGACAACGCGGCGCGCCACTCGCAGCCCAACACCGCCGTCGAGGTCAACCTCCAGCCCGCGCACAACGGCGCCTGCGTCGTCATCGACGACGCCGGGGTCGGCATGGACGGCCAGGACATCGAGCGCGCCACCCGGCTGCTGTCCGGCCGCCAGTCCGTGGACGTCTCCCGGCTCGGTGACCCGCCGCAGTTCGGCTTCGCCGCCATCGGCATCCTCGCCGCCCGCTACGGCTTCAACGTCTCGGTGGACACCCGTTCCCCGTACGGTGGCGTGCGCGCGGTGCTCTTCCTGCCGAGCGTGCTGCTCACCCACATCACCGAGGACGGGCCGAGCACGGTAGCGGCGGCCACCCCGCCCGCCGTCCCCTCGATCACCACCGGGGCGGCCCCCACCCACACCCGCACCCCCACCCAGGCCGGCCCGCAGACCGCCGCGGCGCGACCCGCCGCACCGCGTACGCCGACCGACCACGAGGACGGAGAGCCGGTCATCCACGGTTCGACGGCGGGCGGCCTCCCCAAGCGCCGCCGCCGACAGCCGGCCCCTGGCCGCGCGACCGCCGCCGCCACGCCCGCCGCCCCGCTGCCCCCAGCCGAGCAGGCACCGGCGCGCACGGCGGAGGAGACGGCGCGCCGCATGGGTGCCTTCGCCCGCGGTACCAGGTCAGGGCGCGCCACCAACCCCAACGACGAGGAAGGGAACTCCCCGGCATGA
- a CDS encoding TrkA family potassium uptake protein produces the protein MHIVIMGCGRVGAALAQTLERQGHTVAVVDQDPTAFRRLGAGFSGRRVTGVGFDQDTLREAGIEEAGAFAAVSSGDNSNIIAARVAREMFSVENVAARIYDPRRAEVYQRLGIPTVATVRWTADQMLRRLLPSGAETLWRDPSGGVQLAEVHTSPAWVGHKVSRLQEETGVRVAFLTRLGEAILPTSQTVLQEGDLVHVMMRTNEVESVEAAFAKGPEAGS, from the coding sequence ATGCACATCGTCATCATGGGCTGCGGTCGGGTGGGGGCCGCGCTCGCCCAGACCCTGGAGCGACAGGGGCACACGGTCGCCGTCGTGGACCAGGACCCGACGGCCTTCCGGCGGCTCGGCGCGGGCTTCAGCGGGCGCCGGGTGACCGGCGTGGGCTTCGACCAGGACACGCTGCGCGAGGCGGGCATCGAGGAGGCCGGGGCGTTCGCCGCGGTCAGCAGCGGTGACAACTCCAACATCATCGCCGCCCGGGTGGCCCGCGAGATGTTCAGCGTCGAGAACGTCGCCGCCCGCATCTACGACCCCCGCCGCGCCGAGGTCTACCAGCGCCTGGGCATCCCCACCGTGGCCACCGTCCGCTGGACGGCCGACCAGATGCTGCGCCGGCTGCTGCCGTCGGGGGCCGAGACGCTGTGGCGCGACCCGAGCGGCGGCGTGCAGCTCGCGGAGGTGCACACCTCGCCCGCGTGGGTGGGCCACAAGGTGAGCCGCCTCCAGGAGGAGACCGGGGTCCGGGTGGCCTTCCTCACCCGGTTGGGCGAGGCGATCCTGCCGACCTCGCAGACGGTGCTCCAGGAGGGCGACCTCGTCCACGTGATGATGCGCACCAACGAGGTCGAGTCGGTCGAGGCGGCGTTCGCCAAGGGCCCGGAGGCCGGCTCGTGA
- a CDS encoding TrkA family potassium uptake protein encodes MRVAIAGAGAVGRSIAGELLENGHEVLLIDKAPTAISVERVPQAEWLLADACEITSLDEAALQRCNVVIAATGDDKVNLVVSLLAKTEYGVPRVVARVNNPKNEWLFTEAWGVDVAVSTPRLMSALVEEAVSVGDLVRLLRFSHGDANLVELTLPPEAALAGTRVGDVAWPEDTSLVTIIRGTRVLTPSGDDVLEAGDELLFVAAQAREEQLEDLLSLRREDAVD; translated from the coding sequence ATGAGGGTCGCTATCGCCGGAGCGGGCGCCGTGGGGCGCTCCATCGCGGGGGAACTGCTGGAGAACGGGCACGAGGTGCTGCTCATCGACAAGGCGCCCACCGCCATCTCGGTGGAGCGGGTGCCGCAGGCCGAGTGGCTGCTCGCCGACGCCTGTGAGATCACCTCGCTGGACGAGGCCGCGCTCCAGCGCTGCAACGTGGTCATCGCCGCCACCGGCGACGACAAGGTCAACCTGGTGGTGTCGCTGCTCGCCAAGACCGAGTACGGCGTGCCCCGGGTGGTGGCCCGGGTGAACAACCCGAAGAACGAGTGGCTGTTCACCGAGGCGTGGGGCGTGGACGTCGCCGTCTCCACCCCGCGCCTGATGTCGGCGCTGGTCGAGGAGGCCGTGAGCGTCGGCGACCTGGTGCGGCTGCTGCGCTTCAGCCACGGCGACGCCAACCTGGTGGAGCTGACGCTCCCCCCGGAGGCCGCGCTCGCGGGCACCCGGGTCGGCGACGTGGCCTGGCCCGAGGACACGTCCCTGGTCACGATCATCCGTGGCACGCGGGTGCTCACGCCCAGCGGGGACGACGTCCTGGAGGCCGGCGACGAGCTGCTGTTCGTGGCGGCCCAGGCCCGCGAGGAACAGCTTGAGGACCTGCTGTCGCTGCGTCGCGAGGACGCGGTGGACTAG
- a CDS encoding VOC family protein — MITGFALICVNVLDMDVARDFYVDTLGFEVDVDVVQDGFHWFVVHAPQQPEVPLMLVVPGAPAVDEEIAERIRSLVATGHASVGAFATRDCWATYRELSARGVEFVEPPEERFYGIDAAFRDPFGNHWRLTQRKPLTGPPPG; from the coding sequence ATGATCACCGGTTTCGCCCTGATCTGCGTCAACGTGCTGGACATGGACGTGGCCCGGGACTTCTACGTCGACACGCTGGGCTTCGAGGTCGACGTCGACGTGGTCCAGGACGGCTTCCACTGGTTCGTCGTGCACGCCCCGCAGCAGCCGGAGGTGCCGCTCATGCTGGTGGTGCCGGGCGCCCCGGCGGTCGACGAGGAGATCGCCGAGCGGATCCGCTCGCTGGTGGCCACCGGGCACGCGAGCGTGGGCGCGTTCGCCACCCGCGACTGCTGGGCCACCTACCGCGAGCTGAGCGCCCGGGGCGTGGAGTTCGTCGAGCCTCCGGAGGAACGCTTCTACGGCATCGACGCCGCCTTCCGCGATCCGTTCGGCAACCACTGGCGGCTCACCCAGCGCAAGCCCCTGACCGGCCCGCCACCTGGCTGA
- a CDS encoding AraC family transcriptional regulator gives MRRPAAPLARHLLRARDLIDRAYAEPLSVADLARGASVSPAYFSRGFKAAFGETPHQYLMSRRMERAKALLRDGQRSVTEVCMAVGFASLGSFSTQFRRFTGESPSAYRERSRHQEPPLVPGCYPRMWTRPRP, from the coding sequence GTGAGGCGTCCCGCGGCGCCGCTGGCCAGGCACCTGCTGCGGGCGCGCGACCTGATCGACCGGGCCTACGCCGAACCGCTGAGCGTGGCGGACCTGGCCCGCGGCGCGTCGGTCTCGCCGGCGTACTTCAGCCGCGGCTTCAAGGCGGCGTTCGGCGAGACGCCGCACCAGTACCTGATGAGCCGGCGGATGGAGCGGGCCAAGGCGTTGCTGCGCGACGGCCAGCGGTCGGTGACCGAGGTGTGCATGGCGGTCGGGTTCGCCAGCCTGGGCTCCTTCAGCACCCAGTTCCGGCGCTTCACCGGCGAGAGCCCCAGCGCCTACCGGGAGCGGTCGCGCCACCAGGAACCGCCGCTCGTCCCGGGCTGCTACCCGCGCATGTGGACCAGGCCGCGCCCCTGA
- a CDS encoding DUF3159 domain-containing protein: MRGMVDTTVPGLVFVLIYTIKRDIHVAAIAALALTVLLAVARLARKETLKHAFSGVFGVAFGAVFAMMSGDAKNFYLPGMLYTLGLAVAYVLSAIFRFPLIGVLLGPILKENLSWRTRNPGRLRAYTKATWAWGLILLGKSAILFPLYWWGDATQLGWVKVALGIPPFLLCVYLTWIFLAKAPPPIDVIAEMEAEEAERERAEREREAERAVTDAVAESVARQTTDAVLERLTTDPDRARRDGSTR, encoded by the coding sequence GTGCGCGGCATGGTGGACACCACCGTGCCCGGGCTGGTCTTCGTCCTGATCTACACGATCAAGCGGGACATCCACGTGGCGGCCATCGCGGCCCTCGCGCTGACGGTGCTGCTCGCGGTGGCCCGGCTGGCCCGCAAGGAGACCCTCAAGCACGCCTTCAGCGGCGTCTTCGGGGTGGCCTTCGGCGCCGTCTTCGCGATGATGTCCGGCGACGCGAAGAACTTCTACCTGCCGGGCATGCTGTACACGCTGGGGCTCGCCGTGGCGTACGTGCTCTCCGCGATCTTCCGGTTCCCGCTGATCGGCGTGCTGCTCGGGCCGATCCTGAAGGAGAACCTGTCCTGGCGCACGCGCAACCCGGGCCGGCTGCGCGCGTACACCAAGGCCACCTGGGCGTGGGGCCTGATCCTGCTCGGCAAGTCGGCGATCCTCTTCCCGCTGTACTGGTGGGGGGACGCCACCCAGCTCGGCTGGGTCAAGGTCGCCCTCGGCATCCCGCCCTTCCTGCTCTGCGTGTACCTGACCTGGATCTTCCTGGCCAAGGCGCCGCCGCCGATCGACGTGATCGCCGAGATGGAGGCGGAGGAGGCCGAGCGCGAGCGCGCCGAACGGGAGCGGGAGGCGGAGCGGGCGGTCACCGACGCGGTGGCCGAGAGCGTGGCGCGGCAGACCACCGACGCGGTCCTGGAACGCCTGACCACGGACCCGGACCGGGCCCGCCGCGACGGCTCCACGCGCTGA
- a CDS encoding OB-fold nucleic acid binding domain-containing protein: MSAPSRPGKPAGPLRRLFDRLSTSQDDLHSAELRQDAEDAGCVKIGECGDRQVVKVTGTLRTVTLRPRAGVPALEAELFDGTAALDVVWLGRRSIVGVEPGRRLIASGRISMSHGRRVLFNPKYELRPLGQE, encoded by the coding sequence ATGAGTGCCCCATCCCGCCCCGGGAAGCCGGCCGGCCCGCTGCGCCGGCTGTTCGACCGGCTGTCGACGTCGCAGGACGACCTGCACTCCGCGGAGCTGCGGCAGGACGCCGAGGACGCCGGGTGCGTCAAGATCGGCGAGTGCGGTGACCGCCAGGTCGTCAAGGTCACCGGTACGCTACGCACCGTCACGCTGCGGCCCCGCGCGGGCGTGCCCGCGCTGGAGGCGGAGCTGTTCGACGGGACGGCCGCGCTGGACGTGGTCTGGCTCGGCAGGCGCTCCATCGTCGGCGTCGAGCCGGGCCGCAGGCTGATCGCCTCCGGCCGGATATCGATGAGCCACGGCCGCCGCGTGCTGTTCAACCCCAAGTACGAACTCCGACCGCTCGGACAGGAGTAG